CGAGAATGTTTATGCTTACTTGGGAGACCAAAGGAATACTAAGGTATTGCTGACCTCTCATATAGACACTAATCCTGCTGGAAAGATACCATACCATCTTGAAGGAGACGAAATACATGTGCGTGGAGCCTGCGACGCCAAAGGAAGTGTTGCTTCTCAGGTGTTtgcttttttggagctttgGGACGAGAAAATTATTCGTGAAGGTGACTTGGCTCTCTTGTTTGTTGTGGGAGAAGAATATAACGGTATAGGCTCTTTCACTGCCGTCAACGACCTCAATGCTTCCTGGTCAAATGCAGTCATTGTTGGTGAACCAACAGATAACAAACTTAGCGTTGGACACAAGGGTAATTTTCGTTTTGATGTCAATGCCGTGGGCGTGTCATGTCACTCAGGATACCCGGAACAGGGTTTCAGTGCTGTGGAGTACCTGCTTGGCAGAATAGAGCATCTTCTGCAGCAAGAATTTCCTTATTCCAGTCTCCTCGGTCCAACTACAGTCAATATTGGCACTTTTCATGGCGGGTTAGCTGCCAATTTACTTGCTCCTTCAGCAAAGGCAGAAATATACATAAGGGTGGCAGAAGACATTCAGCTAGTTAATCGGACTGTGGACAggattttttccacttcTCACTCTAACTACTCGATCGTTCAAATGCTGGAGCCACAATATTTGGACCACGACGTTCCGGGCTTCGAATTGGTGGCATGCTCCTATGCCACTGATATTCCTTATTTCAAGGGCAAGACTGCCAAGCGGTATTTATACGGTCCAGGCTCCATTCTTGTGGCACATAGTGCCGAGGAGTACATTCTGCCTGGAGATTTG
The sequence above is a segment of the Ogataea parapolymorpha DL-1 chromosome I, whole genome shotgun sequence genome. Coding sequences within it:
- a CDS encoding Peptidase M20 domain-containing protein; translation: MFWAFFLYVLAAVAIQVPLRERSLVEFHKEITQIDSEVGNEYDVVHYLADYLSARGLTVELQLVEEGRENVYAYLGDQRNTKVLLTSHIDTNPAGKIPYHLEGDEIHVRGACDAKGSVASQVFAFLELWDEKIIREGDLALLFVVGEEYNGIGSFTAVNDLNASWSNAVIVGEPTDNKLSVGHKGNFRFDVNAVGVSCHSGYPEQGFSAVEYLLGRIEHLLQQEFPYSSLLGPTTVNIGTFHGGLAANLLAPSAKAEIYIRVAEDIQLVNRTVDRIFSTSHSNYSIVQMLEPQYLDHDVPGFELVACSYATDIPYFKGKTAKRYLYGPGSILVAHSAEEYILPGDLYEAVRGYKSIVKYNI